The following coding sequences are from one Treponema bryantii window:
- a CDS encoding L-threonylcarbamoyladenylate synthase, with protein sequence MKTLIKNKNDQESIKTTADTLKNGGIVIIPTDTVYGFSGIVDLKNAASNFETDAKIRTIKGRAETKPLIQLIAKPEDIHLYTDDALPAELLSKWPGALTIIVHIKKDSPLAATAIPESGTVAFRCPGDEWLRKIITECGAPIFSTSVNRSGQPVLDTADAISSEFKNEVDLIINDGDKKGALPSTLVMLENGKVKVLRQGSVEV encoded by the coding sequence ATGAAAACCCTTATCAAAAATAAAAATGATCAAGAATCTATAAAGACCACCGCCGACACTCTCAAAAACGGTGGAATCGTAATAATTCCAACTGATACAGTTTACGGTTTCAGCGGAATCGTTGATCTCAAAAACGCAGCCTCAAACTTCGAAACCGATGCAAAAATTCGGACTATCAAAGGGCGGGCAGAAACAAAACCGCTCATTCAACTGATTGCAAAGCCAGAAGATATTCATCTTTATACTGATGATGCCCTTCCAGCAGAACTCCTTTCAAAATGGCCGGGCGCCCTCACAATCATTGTTCATATAAAAAAAGACTCGCCACTTGCTGCCACAGCGATTCCTGAATCAGGCACAGTAGCCTTCCGTTGTCCTGGTGACGAATGGCTAAGAAAAATAATTACCGAATGCGGGGCTCCAATATTCAGCACCAGCGTAAACCGCAGCGGCCAGCCAGTTCTGGACACAGCTGACGCCATTTCCAGTGAATTCAAGAACGAGGTTGACCTGATTATCAATGACGGCGACAAAAAAGGTGCCCTGCCATCTACCCTCGTCATGCTCGAAAACGGTAAAGTCAAAGTGTTGCGTCAAGGCAGCGTAGAAGTATAA
- a CDS encoding ABC transporter ATP-binding protein, with translation MVIFDYVNKFVLHDIDIHIPRGVTVGIIGASGAGKTTFLKLVSGLLKPELGRVHTLRQNPVDNKSKIAKRISVLFSDIPVYEDNLTIMDHLDEIRIMYGMNKVEFETCLMKISHELNFSELLHSKPKSLSLGQKRRAELGLTLLRDADLYIFDEPCIGLDQNGKAAFYKLIEDKKKQGKTILVSSHDMEDISRIADRVLLLDKGALAFYGSKEELYKSMAPMEESYIEFEGTIPDISDLEIERYILENDKLTIQYNSNHVSSKEVLERICLHSRVKSVIVRRAKLGDTIKQLNGEVKKSELY, from the coding sequence ATGGTTATTTTTGATTATGTAAATAAGTTTGTATTACACGATATTGATATTCATATTCCCCGGGGCGTTACAGTTGGAATTATTGGTGCGTCTGGTGCGGGAAAAACAACCTTTCTTAAGCTGGTTTCAGGACTTTTAAAGCCAGAACTTGGAAGAGTTCATACCTTACGGCAAAATCCTGTTGATAATAAATCTAAAATCGCAAAACGAATTTCAGTACTGTTTTCTGATATTCCTGTCTATGAAGATAATCTTACTATTATGGACCATCTTGATGAAATCAGAATTATGTATGGAATGAATAAGGTTGAGTTTGAAACCTGTCTAATGAAGATTTCACACGAACTTAATTTTTCAGAACTTCTCCATTCAAAACCGAAGAGTCTGTCACTTGGACAAAAAAGACGTGCAGAACTTGGACTTACTTTATTGCGTGATGCAGATTTATATATTTTTGATGAACCTTGTATTGGTTTGGATCAGAATGGAAAAGCCGCTTTTTATAAATTGATTGAAGACAAGAAAAAACAGGGCAAAACAATTCTTGTAAGTTCTCATGACATGGAAGATATTTCCAGAATTGCAGATAGAGTTCTTCTGCTGGATAAGGGAGCTCTTGCATTCTATGGTTCAAAGGAAGAACTCTATAAAAGTATGGCCCCGATGGAAGAAAGTTACATCGAGTTTGAAGGAACTATTCCTGATATTTCGGATCTCGAGATAGAACGCTACATTCTGGAAAATGATAAATTAACAATCCAATATAATTCCAATCACGTTTCGTCTAAGGAAGTGCTGGAACGAATCTGTTTACATTCCCGGGTAAAGTCTGTGATTGTTCGCAGAGCAAAACTGGGAGATACAATAAAACAATTGAACGGTGAGGTAAAAAAAAGTGAGCTTTATTGA
- a CDS encoding sensor histidine kinase, whose product MFCNKKKEIEELTQKLLELEAQNKDLKYELDSYKWQMEEINKQEEEIRQLHQNTRKLKHDMRNHLMVMTSYINSGDYENARNYISEILDKLNAVRSYVETGNPLLNHILNDKLEICRQEEIDVKADIGKASFEKMKGIDFSAVFSNAVDNAIEAERMEERKEISISVYEKKGYDVISIKNRISKSVLEENPDLKSTKTDSEKHGFGVNQIKEIVEAYSGMTDFYEEDGFFIVNMFIPK is encoded by the coding sequence ATGTTTTGCAATAAGAAAAAAGAAATTGAAGAACTGACTCAGAAACTTCTCGAACTTGAAGCTCAGAATAAAGATTTGAAATACGAGCTTGATTCCTATAAATGGCAGATGGAAGAAATCAATAAGCAGGAAGAGGAAATCAGGCAGCTTCATCAGAATACAAGAAAGCTCAAGCACGATATGAGAAATCATCTTATGGTGATGACCTCGTACATAAACAGCGGCGATTACGAAAATGCCAGAAACTATATTTCTGAAATACTTGATAAATTGAATGCTGTACGAAGTTATGTTGAAACCGGAAATCCTTTGTTGAATCATATTCTGAATGATAAGCTTGAGATTTGTCGTCAGGAAGAAATAGACGTTAAGGCAGATATTGGAAAGGCTTCATTTGAAAAAATGAAGGGAATTGATTTCTCGGCGGTCTTTTCAAATGCAGTGGACAATGCGATTGAAGCGGAACGCATGGAAGAGAGAAAAGAAATCAGCATTAGCGTTTATGAGAAAAAAGGCTACGATGTAATTTCTATAAAAAACCGTATTTCAAAATCTGTACTTGAGGAAAATCCTGACTTGAAGTCTACCAAGACTGACAGCGAAAAACACGGCTTTGGTGTTAATCAGATAAAAGAAATTGTTGAGGCTTATTCTGGTATGACAGACTTCTATGAAGAAGACGGCTTTTTCATTGTGAATATGTTTATCCCTAAATAA
- a CDS encoding ABC transporter permease gives MKSDLFSLSAVYTRMIFRSWFQYKVDAILRSLAVFLRESTAIIVIFFTLLKFDTLNGWNIYEMLFLSSLVYVTYGFLIIFFTGLRDFGGTVRSGGFDRYILRPRGLLYQLIFANADWFAAVGQGGLGIVLFIISASKVGVVWTPLRVFYYILTITGGVLIQGAIFLFLATLNIYLLETNALKEVFYWNTRRFACYPISIFHKAIQFLMTFVVPFAFVNYFPAQYLLRKEDMASYPTIFMYITPFVGLVMYLLAYAFWRFSIKYYKSSGN, from the coding sequence ATGAAATCTGATTTGTTTAGTCTTTCAGCAGTGTACACGCGGATGATTTTCCGGTCCTGGTTTCAGTATAAGGTTGATGCGATTCTTCGTTCGCTTGCAGTTTTTCTGCGCGAGTCAACGGCAATCATTGTAATCTTTTTTACTCTTTTGAAGTTTGATACTCTCAATGGCTGGAATATTTATGAGATGCTTTTCCTTTCAAGCCTGGTTTATGTGACTTACGGTTTTCTGATTATCTTCTTTACCGGGCTTCGTGATTTTGGTGGTACGGTAAGAAGCGGTGGCTTTGACAGATATATCTTAAGGCCACGTGGACTTTTGTATCAGTTGATTTTTGCAAATGCAGACTGGTTTGCGGCTGTCGGACAGGGCGGGCTTGGAATTGTTCTCTTTATTATTTCTGCTTCAAAGGTTGGAGTAGTGTGGACGCCTCTTAGAGTGTTCTATTATATTCTGACAATTACGGGAGGTGTTTTGATTCAGGGAGCAATTTTCTTATTTCTTGCAACACTGAATATTTATCTTTTGGAAACTAATGCGCTTAAGGAAGTTTTCTACTGGAACACACGAAGGTTCGCCTGCTATCCGATAAGTATTTTTCATAAGGCTATTCAGTTTTTGATGACCTTCGTTGTACCATTCGCTTTTGTAAATTATTTCCCGGCTCAGTACTTGCTGCGAAAAGAAGATATGGCTAGTTATCCGACAATCTTTATGTACATCACACCTTTTGTTGGACTTGTTATGTATCTGCTGGCATATGCCTTCTGGAGATTCAGTATTAAGTATTATAAGAGCTCAGGAAATTAA
- a CDS encoding DUF3781 domain-containing protein, protein MIENIEKLHTTPMGVERIRRNLSLGNDEKDVIAFCRQKILDIRSVITRHGKNWYVKIDDCIITVNAYSYTIITAHKA, encoded by the coding sequence TTGATAGAAAATATCGAAAAACTCCACACAACACCAATGGGCGTGGAACGTATCCGTCGTAATCTCTCACTTGGTAATGATGAAAAAGATGTCATTGCGTTCTGTCGCCAAAAAATCCTGGATATCCGCTCTGTAATTACACGCCATGGGAAAAACTGGTATGTCAAAATTGATGACTGCATAATCACCGTAAATGCCTACAGTTACACGATAATTACAGCGCATAAAGCGTAA
- a CDS encoding VOC family protein, producing the protein MTCHIDSLYIIVDDLERAIAFYEDLFEQKILNKSELGGYFNINGFRFHLFAYKKVSESHTYGSNCLPSICFASLEEMKRKISDKEICFPLTKISKNWVAEFVDSEGNHIEVYTPVKK; encoded by the coding sequence ATGACTTGCCATATTGATTCTTTGTATATAATTGTTGATGATTTGGAAAGAGCAATTGCTTTTTATGAAGATCTCTTTGAACAGAAGATTCTCAATAAAAGTGAGCTCGGTGGTTATTTTAATATTAATGGATTCAGATTTCATCTGTTTGCTTATAAAAAGGTTAGTGAGTCACACACTTATGGAAGTAACTGTTTACCGAGCATTTGTTTTGCATCTCTGGAAGAAATGAAAAGAAAGATTTCTGACAAAGAGATTTGTTTCCCCCTTACAAAAATCAGCAAAAACTGGGTAGCAGAATTTGTTGATTCAGAAGGAAATCACATTGAAGTTTATACACCTGTTAAGAAATAA
- a CDS encoding SGNH/GDSL hydrolase family protein, whose amino-acid sequence MILTNKELQNFYFGAYSFEETNEGYLQAFQYTKEQMEYFKSGLDFWYDRCMASNAKTIELKTEAQAISFDYKFLWKGSDDSFELMIDGLITKIEYVKNLKKEGKLEWALPSGMKNIVIYLPADATVLIRNFSIDSIAERPAKNEKVLWLGDSITQGYGPLRSAQTYVSVANRLLNYEIINQGIGGYVYDKKSLLKMEGYSPDKIIVALGTNQYGCETMKDIEEYYETLMSLYGNDIPVLCISPLWRGDNMDGIPTLERFCKNVKKIAGSYKNVKVIDGFKMVPHLSEYFLDNLHPNCLGTETYGRNLVEEIRKLGF is encoded by the coding sequence ATGATTTTAACAAACAAGGAATTACAAAACTTCTATTTTGGAGCTTATAGTTTTGAAGAAACTAACGAAGGGTATTTACAGGCATTCCAATATACAAAAGAGCAGATGGAATATTTTAAGAGTGGACTTGATTTCTGGTACGACAGATGTATGGCCAGCAATGCAAAAACAATCGAGTTGAAAACTGAAGCACAGGCTATTTCTTTTGACTATAAATTTCTCTGGAAGGGCTCAGACGATTCTTTTGAATTAATGATTGATGGACTGATTACAAAAATTGAATATGTAAAGAATCTAAAAAAAGAAGGCAAACTTGAATGGGCGCTTCCTTCTGGTATGAAAAATATTGTAATTTATCTTCCAGCAGATGCCACTGTTTTAATTCGTAATTTCTCAATTGATTCAATTGCTGAACGACCTGCTAAAAATGAAAAAGTATTATGGCTTGGTGATTCTATCACTCAAGGCTATGGACCGCTTCGCTCTGCGCAAACATATGTTAGTGTTGCAAACAGACTTTTGAATTATGAAATTATAAATCAGGGAATCGGCGGTTATGTTTACGATAAAAAATCTCTGCTAAAAATGGAAGGTTATAGTCCTGATAAAATCATTGTTGCACTCGGCACAAATCAGTATGGCTGTGAAACAATGAAAGATATAGAAGAGTATTACGAGACTCTCATGTCACTTTATGGTAATGATATTCCTGTATTATGCATTTCTCCCTTGTGGCGTGGAGACAACATGGATGGAATTCCGACACTCGAACGCTTCTGCAAAAATGTAAAAAAGATTGCCGGAAGTTATAAAAACGTAAAGGTAATAGATGGCTTTAAGATGGTTCCACATTTAAGCGAATATTTTCTAGATAATCTGCATCCTAACTGCCTTGGAACAGAAACTTACGGTCGAAACCTCGTAGAAGAAATTCGAAAACTTGGATTCTAG
- a CDS encoding ABC transporter ATP-binding protein: MSFIEVQNISKDFKINKRSAGIPGMIANMFVPKYEIKHAVKDLSFTIEKGEMVGFIGPNGAGKSSTIKMLSGILCPDSGSISVNGFIPYRQRKSYVGKIGVVFGQKSQLQWDLPVIDSFELLRAIYRIPEEKYKANLDRFTEMLNMKGFLNQPVRQLSLGQRMRSDIVASLLHSPEIVFFDEPTIGVDIIGKETIRNFIRELNEQDKVTMIFTTHDMQDIEQTCKRIIIIDKGSLMFDGSLQDIRGKYGTTRRLIAEFNEEVTVEPISKVAIENLGDRKMSFTFDNNVVDVNKLMHEILGKYSVRDITVAEPEIESIIQKMYNGEVS, encoded by the coding sequence GTGAGCTTTATTGAAGTCCAGAATATCTCAAAAGATTTTAAGATAAACAAAAGAAGCGCTGGTATTCCCGGAATGATTGCAAATATGTTTGTTCCGAAATATGAAATCAAGCACGCTGTAAAGGATTTAAGCTTTACGATTGAGAAGGGGGAAATGGTCGGTTTTATCGGGCCGAACGGTGCCGGTAAATCTTCAACAATCAAAATGCTTTCGGGAATCCTCTGTCCGGATTCTGGTTCAATCAGCGTAAACGGCTTTATTCCTTACAGACAGCGAAAATCCTATGTTGGAAAAATCGGCGTTGTATTTGGACAGAAGTCGCAGCTGCAGTGGGATCTTCCTGTAATCGACAGTTTCGAACTTCTTCGTGCCATTTACCGTATTCCGGAAGAGAAATACAAAGCGAACCTCGATCGCTTTACCGAAATGCTTAATATGAAGGGCTTTTTGAATCAGCCGGTAAGACAGCTTTCACTTGGACAGAGAATGAGATCTGATATTGTAGCATCACTTTTACATTCACCGGAAATTGTATTTTTTGATGAGCCTACAATCGGCGTTGATATCATCGGTAAGGAGACTATCAGAAATTTTATCCGCGAGCTGAATGAGCAGGACAAAGTGACAATGATTTTTACAACACACGATATGCAGGACATCGAACAGACCTGTAAGAGAATCATAATTATTGATAAAGGTTCTCTGATGTTTGACGGTTCGCTTCAGGATATCCGCGGCAAGTATGGAACAACACGCCGTCTTATTGCGGAGTTCAATGAAGAAGTTACAGTTGAACCAATCAGCAAGGTTGCCATTGAAAATCTTGGTGACAGAAAAATGAGCTTCACCTTCGATAACAATGTTGTAGATGTAAATAAACTGATGCACGAGATTCTTGGAAAATACAGTGTACGTGATATAACCGTTGCAGAACCGGAAATCGAAAGTATAATTCAGAAGATGTATAACGGGGAGGTTTCTTAA
- a CDS encoding ABC transporter permease, whose amino-acid sequence MTISPYLAFAKKSFLQKSAYRLDHWMGIFNTLIRLVIYVEIYKALYGGREAVDGITLSMVTTNFVLSLGLESFFVVNDYYLSSKLYDGSIATEMLLPVSFHGRMLADNLGIALFKLIFHFIPAMIVAVIFIGIERPASAGAFGLFILSALLGYGVLWSISFMFQMFSFWLMNVWAIMTIKNVFINVLSGSMIPLWFMPEIVRKIIAFTPFEGIYFTPVQIYLGSINGSEVVAGFIKQFIWIVCLMTCGFILWNKGKKKLVVQGG is encoded by the coding sequence ATGACAATTTCTCCTTATCTGGCCTTTGCAAAAAAGAGCTTTCTTCAAAAAAGTGCATACCGGCTGGATCACTGGATGGGTATTTTCAATACGCTTATCCGCCTTGTGATTTATGTTGAGATTTACAAGGCTCTGTACGGCGGGCGTGAGGCGGTTGATGGAATTACGCTGAGTATGGTAACGACAAACTTTGTTCTGTCGCTGGGACTGGAATCATTTTTTGTTGTAAATGATTATTACCTTTCTAGCAAACTTTATGATGGAAGTATTGCAACAGAGATGCTGCTGCCTGTGAGTTTTCACGGAAGAATGCTGGCAGATAATCTTGGAATTGCACTGTTCAAACTGATTTTCCACTTTATACCAGCGATGATAGTCGCTGTGATTTTTATCGGAATTGAGCGGCCGGCAAGTGCAGGTGCCTTTGGACTTTTTATTCTGAGTGCACTGCTTGGTTACGGAGTTCTCTGGAGCATCAGCTTTATGTTTCAGATGTTTTCGTTCTGGCTTATGAATGTGTGGGCAATCATGACAATCAAAAATGTTTTTATAAATGTTTTGTCCGGCTCAATGATTCCGCTTTGGTTTATGCCGGAGATTGTCAGAAAGATAATAGCCTTTACTCCTTTCGAAGGAATTTACTTTACGCCGGTTCAGATTTATCTTGGAAGCATAAATGGTAGCGAAGTTGTGGCAGGCTTTATCAAACAGTTTATCTGGATTGTCTGCCTTATGACCTGCGGATTTATTTTATGGAACAAGGGCAAAAAGAAACTTGTGGTTCAGGGAGGTTAA
- a CDS encoding LytTR family DNA-binding domain-containing protein → MKIAVCDDENKIVEEITSFIKKEFPSSEVLTYSDGETLLSSSDEWPEVLLLDIDMPGISGMEVAAALTREKADTLIVFVTAHDELVYDSFKYHPFAFVRKKFLEKELKAVLSDCEKQLVSRNKNFVFQNASKLVTLAQSNILYFEGQANYLAIHTIADEYKMRSTMTAVEKELEDSDFLRIHKGFLVNLEHIRVLKTEELELDNGTVLPIGKSYSETAKKSILRYMRR, encoded by the coding sequence ATGAAAATTGCGGTATGCGATGATGAGAACAAAATTGTTGAAGAAATAACTTCCTTTATTAAAAAAGAATTTCCTTCAAGTGAGGTACTGACGTATTCAGATGGGGAGACTCTGCTGTCATCTTCTGATGAGTGGCCGGAAGTTTTGCTGCTTGATATTGATATGCCTGGTATCAGCGGAATGGAAGTAGCAGCTGCTCTTACTCGGGAAAAAGCTGATACACTTATTGTTTTTGTTACGGCACATGATGAGCTTGTATACGACAGTTTTAAATATCATCCTTTTGCGTTTGTCAGAAAAAAGTTTCTGGAAAAAGAATTAAAGGCAGTCCTGTCAGATTGTGAAAAGCAGCTGGTTAGCCGTAACAAAAATTTTGTTTTTCAGAATGCCTCTAAACTTGTGACTTTAGCACAGAGTAATATTCTTTACTTTGAAGGTCAGGCAAATTATCTTGCTATACACACAATTGCAGATGAATACAAAATGCGATCAACAATGACGGCTGTGGAAAAGGAACTTGAAGACAGTGACTTTCTGCGAATCCACAAGGGCTTTCTTGTGAATCTGGAACACATAAGAGTTTTGAAAACTGAAGAACTTGAGCTGGATAATGGAACTGTTCTTCCGATTGGTAAGTCTTATTCTGAAACTGCAAAGAAAAGTATTTTGCGTTACATGCGCCGATAA
- a CDS encoding SAP domain-containing protein: protein MLRPQFKEIKSYEEVSKFYWYREELQKICKQLGLDSSGFKADLNHSIEEYFNGNLVRSVKSHRLTERGIHYTKSVVTTHLTLQTSLLECRFCFNQRFRDFFSEQTRIKNLRFNVDMVATARKVKETNDTTFTLGDLLDIYYGKKTYKKYDKVSLQWNKFVQDFCADPAAYLFPNKLKTTARLWKIVRESTREKVFKHELLDEFENKI, encoded by the coding sequence ATGCTCCGCCCTCAATTCAAAGAAATAAAATCATACGAAGAAGTCTCTAAATTCTACTGGTATCGTGAAGAGCTTCAAAAAATCTGTAAACAGCTTGGACTTGATTCATCTGGTTTTAAGGCAGATTTGAATCATTCTATTGAAGAATACTTCAATGGAAATCTGGTAAGATCTGTAAAATCACATCGTCTTACAGAAAGGGGAATACACTATACTAAATCCGTTGTCACCACTCACCTCACACTGCAAACAAGTCTGTTGGAATGTCGTTTCTGCTTCAACCAGCGCTTCCGAGATTTCTTTTCTGAACAGACTAGAATCAAAAACCTTAGATTCAATGTTGATATGGTTGCAACTGCACGTAAGGTAAAAGAAACAAATGACACAACCTTTACCCTTGGTGATTTGCTAGACATCTACTACGGCAAAAAGACCTATAAAAAATACGACAAAGTTTCTTTGCAGTGGAATAAGTTTGTTCAGGATTTCTGTGCAGATCCAGCAGCATACCTGTTTCCGAATAAACTAAAAACTACTGCCAGGCTCTGGAAAATAGTGCGCGAATCAACAAGAGAAAAAGTATTTAAACATGAATTGTTAGACGAATTTGAAAATAAAATTTAA
- a CDS encoding FliM/FliN family flagellar motor switch protein, with the protein MDAQRTGKLINYLRSKKGITQKELANLINVSDKAVSKWERGDGCPDVGTLPALAQALGTDVDSLLKGELKEVAEERKILTEEELKAEIAKMEAAGTLEKPNNNTSLLKNPLARIRIYDFKRPDLFGKYELRKIFNFFDMLCEKFRNELAGNRNDLLGIKVCAVDQLTNEEFIRSLPQRTFFYTYDYNNSGFAIEIDPQIGKVLLKHDLKKYPELTQTDSDCLKIAYIDRFSQMLQELIFSNTDKSIPWEDFKKPFTKDLNTLLPWSAGQNLSEMCVLVTLALTSDVCTGMINIQLNYSYLSRLCRKAGFFGKDNPQLENLTDIKARPCENNVLVEFGRFISDSVKLEAGTLLMSNKKFGTPLNVIIENKVLFGGEAVIVDENFGVRIIEVKQGEPVRYDEEHYIALRLGATYLSQEDIARLDEGFVLQLDSLPGKPIAIIQDGKCVARGEVVIIDDMFGVRIVD; encoded by the coding sequence ATGGATGCACAGAGAACTGGAAAACTGATTAATTATTTACGATCGAAAAAGGGGATAACCCAGAAGGAGCTTGCGAACCTTATAAATGTAAGTGACAAGGCTGTAAGTAAATGGGAGCGTGGCGACGGGTGCCCTGATGTAGGAACTTTACCGGCCCTTGCACAGGCTCTCGGTACAGATGTAGATTCTCTTTTGAAAGGAGAACTCAAAGAAGTTGCTGAAGAACGGAAAATTTTAACTGAAGAAGAGCTAAAAGCTGAAATTGCAAAAATGGAAGCTGCCGGAACTCTGGAAAAACCGAATAATAATACAAGTCTTTTGAAAAATCCTTTAGCGCGAATTCGTATCTATGATTTTAAGCGTCCTGATCTATTTGGAAAGTACGAGCTTCGAAAAATCTTTAATTTCTTTGATATGTTGTGCGAAAAATTCCGTAATGAACTTGCAGGTAACAGAAATGATTTACTTGGAATAAAAGTTTGCGCTGTGGATCAGCTTACAAATGAGGAGTTTATCCGAAGCCTTCCCCAGAGAACTTTTTTCTATACTTATGATTATAACAACTCCGGTTTTGCAATTGAAATCGATCCTCAGATTGGAAAGGTTCTGCTCAAGCATGATTTAAAGAAATACCCCGAACTAACGCAGACAGACAGTGACTGCCTTAAGATTGCTTACATAGACAGGTTCTCTCAGATGCTTCAGGAACTGATTTTTTCAAACACCGATAAATCGATTCCATGGGAAGATTTTAAAAAGCCATTTACAAAAGATTTAAATACGCTTTTGCCGTGGTCTGCCGGTCAGAATTTGAGTGAGATGTGTGTTCTTGTTACGCTTGCCCTTACAAGTGATGTTTGCACTGGAATGATTAACATTCAGTTGAATTATTCTTATTTATCACGTCTTTGCCGTAAAGCAGGTTTCTTTGGAAAAGATAATCCGCAGCTGGAAAATCTAACTGATATAAAAGCACGCCCTTGTGAAAATAATGTGCTTGTAGAATTCGGCCGTTTTATTTCTGATTCGGTAAAACTTGAAGCCGGCACACTTCTTATGAGCAATAAAAAATTCGGAACTCCTTTGAATGTTATTATTGAGAACAAAGTTCTCTTTGGTGGTGAGGCTGTTATTGTCGATGAAAACTTTGGAGTCAGAATAATCGAAGTAAAGCAGGGAGAGCCTGTCCGTTACGATGAAGAACACTATATTGCCCTGCGACTTGGTGCAACTTATCTTTCTCAAGAAGATATTGCACGTCTTGATGAGGGATTCGTTTTACAACTGGACAGTCTACCAGGAAAACCAATTGCAATTATTCAGGATGGAAAATGCGTTGCCCGCGGCGAAGTTGTGATTATTGATGATATGTTTGGAGTGCGAATTGTAGATTAA